The genome window ATCGGAGATACGATCCATGTCTCATCTTGGACCGGAAGGCGGTGGGGCCGGCTTGGTCCAAGGCATTTGTCTCGAGGTGGAGAATTCATCGAACCTTGCGGGCCGCGGCCTCGCACGGAACCGCTGCCGATAAGAGAAGGCCGGCGGTCCTGTGCAGGCCTGCCGGCCTTCTTGGGTCTAAGGGGGCGCGGTAGGGGTCAGCCGTTATGCCCGACCTTGTGACAGCCGGCCTTGAGCCTTACCGTGCGCGCATGAACGGCTAAAGCGCCCGCATGAACGCGACCAGGTCTTTCTTCTCCTGTTCTGTCAGTTTCAGGCCCTGAATCAGGTTGAAGAATTCAACCGTATCCTCGAGCGTCAGCAACCGTCCGTCATGCATATAAGGAGGCGAATCCTTGATTCCGCGCAGCGGGAACGTCTTGATCGGGCCGTCGGCTGAGGCCAGGCGGCCATTGACCATGACGGGCTTGAAAAAACGCTCGGCTTTGAGATTGTGCATGAGGTTGTCCGTGTAGTAGGGCGCCGGGTGGCAGACGGAGCATTGACCCTTTTCGAAAAAGACCTTCTCGCCCCTCAGTTCGGACTCCGTGGCCTTTTCGGGATCGAGCTTCCCGTAGATATTCAGCTTGGGGGCGGGCGGGAAATCGAGCAGCGCCTGGAATTCAGCCATGAAATGGACCTGGCTGCCGCGCTCCAGGATATTGAGCCCTTTCTTGGTCCCGATGACGGGGTCACCGTCGAAATAGGCGGCCCTTTGTTCGAATTCGGTGAAATCCTCTATCGTCTTCAGGGCGCGCTGAGAGCCGAACAGCCGCTGGACGTTCACACCGCGGAGCGGAGGGGTGTCCAGGCGGTGGCGCAACTCCTGCGGACGGATGTCGCCGACGAGATGGGTACTGCCGTTCGAGTGGCCGTTGACGTGGCAGTCGAAGCAGGTGACGCCTCTGCTGGCCAGTTCGGAGCGGCGGTCCTCGGTCTGGTTGAACTGCTGCTGTGGAAAGGGGGTTACGAGCAGACGCAATCCTTCCAGCTGTTTCGGATTGAGGATCCCGTTGAAAAGTTCGAAATAATTCATGATCGTAACGACTTTTCCCTGGGACACGTCGCCGAGGTCGGACCGCGTCGTCAGGTAGATCGGTGGGGGATATTCGGGAAGCAGGTGATCCGGCAGGTCGAAATCCAGATCGAAACGGGTGAGATCCCGCCCTTCCTGCTTGTTGATCTCGTCAATGTGGAATTTCGGGAAAACCATCCCGCCTTCGGGATGATTCGGGTGCGGCAGCGGGAGGAACCCTGCGGGCCAAAGCCCTTTTTCCAGGATCTCCTGGGGCTTCATCCCTGCGAGGGCTTCCCAGGTCACACCTTCGGGAAGCTTCACGCGGACGCCTTCCTGCACGGCCTTTTTCCCGCCTGACATCATTACTCCGTCCGCCGGACGGTCGCTCAGGTCATAGCGTTCATCGAGCAGATCCATTTGCCTTTTCATCACGTCCGGTTTGGCATCCTTCATCCTCTTCATCACATCCCCGAACGGCTCGTTGATGACCACGGGGGAGTAGCTGCTCCTCATAGGCGCCTGGGCATCGAGCGCCCCCGGGAGCGTCACCAGAAGAGCCACGATAGTCAACAGTGCTGCAGAAAACACATTCCTTCGGTTCAACATGTCCGATCCTCCTTTCAATGAGGTGAGTAAAAAGAAAAGGGCTTCAACCCGCCTCTCCAGCCCATCGGCCGGCGGAAACACTCACGCGCACCGGCCGGCTGAAAAGCGACCGCATGGGCGGCATTTGCCAGGAAGGGGATCCCATCCCGATCCGATGAACAAAAAAGCTGCAATTCAGCTGCGATTCGTGTATGGACTTTGGATCATACCATAGAGGGTCATGCGGCGTAAGGGAAAAGCATCGCGAGCGGCGGCGGAGGGGGCGGCCTGCGGGACGTCGAACAAACGCACGCGCCGATTAGGGCCCGGACTCGCGTGAAAGGCCGTTTTAAGCTGTAAACCAGCCGGAGTGTCGAGATATGGAAATTGGGTCCACGTACAAGGCCGTTTGGGAGGCGAGCACGGAATTTCTCAAGAAAGGCCGTGAAGTAGACCTCCTGCATACACGGGTCTCCTGTGATTTTGCCATGCGACTTCTATGCCATGAGGACGGGAAAGAAGAGATCGTCATCCCATCGATCATACTTCACGATATCGGCTATTCTGTCATCGAGGATGAGGATCTTTATAAGAAAACGACTTATTTCGGTGTTCATCAAGCTCAGGATACGGGGAAGGTCTATTCCAAAGATATAAAGATCTTGCACATGAAAGAAGGTGCGATTCTGGCCCGTAAAATACTCGAATCGGTCAATTATGAACATGCTTGTATCGATGAAATCGTAGACATCGTCGGGTATCATGAGGATGTATCCGCTTTCCCGCCTTCGGATAGGTCGAACATGAACCGCATCCTTGTGAGCGATGCCGACAAGCTTTTTCGCCTCACGCCTTACAATTTCTTCGATATCCTGACGATTCATGGCGCTTCCGAGAACGAGGCTTTCGAGTATCTCATCGAGATGAAAGACAAGTGGCTCGTTACGAAAACGGCGGTGTTGATCGCCGAAGAGGAACTCAGGAAGATCCCTGGATCCCAAAGGTTCCCGTCGCTTCTGGCATGACGGGTCAGCGGCGCTTGTAGGTTCCCATGAGCTGGGCCTGTTCCAGGATGTGCCCTTCCATGGCGGCCAGAAGCTCCTTTTTGGTTGCAGACGCCCCGAGCCCGAGGATCGTGTCGAGGGCATAGAGTTTGAAGAAATAGCGGTGGGTGCCGCCCGGAGGGCAGGGGCCGCCGTATCCGAGTTTTCTGAAATCGTTCTTTCCGTGGGTGCCGCCCGGGGAGGGCTTCTCATCGGGGCGGACGGCTTCCGGCAGGCCGCCGGCCTCGGCCGGGATGTCGTAGTAGACCCAATGCACCCAGGTTCCCATCGGGGCGTCCGGGTCGTCGCAGATGAGCGCCAGGCTTTTCGTCCCTGCCGGCACCCCGCTCCACGTCAGAGGGGGTGAGATGTCAGGCCCGTCGCAGGTATATTGAACGGGGATAGGTTTGCCTTCTTCAAAAGCGATGCTTTTCAGTTCCATGGCTTGGACTCCTTGGCTCTCCAGAAAGGTTGGCAGAAAGAGCGCGCCCGTAAGCGCGATGATAGCCGCCAGGGCAAAGGCATACAAGCGGTGCATGTTCTCCTCCCTTTGCAGAAGTCTTCCGGTTCGACCGCATCCCGCAGCGCAGACTTCATCATAGCAATCTTTCAGCGGAAAATGAAGAAAAGGAAAGACGGCATCGGACCCGGTCTTTGCGGCATGCGATCCGTTTGGATCAGCGAGCAGGGTCAACGCGCGGGGATCGACAGGATCCGGTCTTTGAGCACGCGCTCGCGGTAAGCCTGCAGCAGTTTGTCTTTCTTGAGAACTCCCAGGACATGGCGCGGTGCTCCCGGGTCGGTTACCGGGAGCAGGGAAACCTTGTGGTCTTCGAAAAGGTAAAGGGCCTTTTCCAGGTTGTCTTCCGCTGACAGGGATATGACCCGGGTGGTCATGAGGTCGGCCGCTACAACGATATCTTTGAGCTCTTCCAGTTTGTCGAGCGTCGATTTCAAGTCCCGCGGGCTCAACATCCCCACGAGGGCGTCCTGCTCGTTCAAGACGACAAAATGGGGATATGAGGATTGCATGAACCTTTCGATGATCTTCATGATCGGGGTGGCATCCTTCAAATTCTCGAATTCCCGGTCCATGAACTCCCTTGCCCGCAGGCTTCGCAGTATCCCCACATCATGACCGCGTACGATGTTCACGCCCCGTTTGAGGAGTTTCATCTCGTAGGCCGAGTATCCGAGGAAGTACTTCACGATCAATGTGCTGCTGATGCAGGCGGCCATCAGGGGGAGCATGACCCGGTAATTGTAGGTGATTTCGAAAATGGTCATGATGGCGGTGATGGGCGCCAGGGTGCTCCCTGCGACGAGCGCGCCCATGCCTGCGAGGGCATAGTTGCTCGGACTCAGTCCCAGTTCCGGGAAAAAACCGCTGAGGGCCAGGCTGATGGTTGTGCCCAGAGTCGCTCCCAGGACGAGGGAGGGGGCGAATATCCCACCGCTCATGCCGGAGCCGATGCATAGGGAAGTGGCCGCCATTTTGGCAGCGAGGAGGATGAAGGCCATCTTCAAGCTCAGCGTCCCGTCCAGGGTTGCATTGATGGAGTCGTAACCGACGCCCATCACCTCCGGGAGTTTGAGGGCGAGGCAGCCCAGGAGCAATCCGCCGAGGGCCGGCTTGGTCCAGTCCGGAATCGGAATCCGCTGGAAGGCCGCGTCGGCAAAGGTGATCATGCGGACGAAGCCGATTGCCGCAAATCCCGCCAGACAGCCGAGGAGCAGGTATATGGGCAGTTCCCACGGGTGGGAGGGGTGGAAGACCGGCACGTTGAAGGCGGGAAATTCCCCCCAGAACAGGCGCGAAAGGACGGAGCCCGTCACGGCGGATATGACGATGTGGCTCAGGTAGACGATCTCGATATCCAGGAGAATGATTTCGACGGCGAATAGGGTGCCGGCCATCGGGGCGTTGAAGGTCGCGGCGATGCCCGCGGCCGCGCCCGCAGCCAGGTAAGCGCGCCTCATCTCCGGCCCGAGTTTGAAAAGCTGCGCCATCGATGATCCGACCGAAGCGCCGATCTGTGCGATGGGGCCCTCCCTGCCGACCGAGGCGCCGCCGCCTATGAGCAGGCTCGTGATAACGGACTTCAACAGGGTGACCCTGTGACGGATGGTGCTCTCCCGGGCTGCGACCGAAAAAATGACTTCCGGTACGCCCGTACCCTTGATCTCGGGTGCGAGGAAGGTGATGAGGGGGCCTGCGAACAATCCTACGGCGGTGGGGACCAGCAGCTTCAGCCACCAGGGGGAATGGATGAGCTTTTCGAGGAAGGTTGTGCCTGAGGCCCAGAAGAGATTCTGGAAAAGCTCGATGAGGGTCCGAAAAAGGACGGCGCCTGAGGCGGCCAGGATGCCGATGACGACTGAAAAACCCAGGAATGTGATATTTCGGAGTTTTTCCTTACGCGCCTGGCCCAAGACTCCCCCGTTTCCCGCCTTCCGTTCTCGGGTTTGGACAGGCCCCGAGCGGCAGCTTTTCAAATGAAGGGTTCGTTCAGACGTCACCGCAATGGACGATCCCGTGCCGGACCGCCGGCGTTTGCTGAGGCGATGGTTCTCAGCGCAGCGAAGCGGTATCGGCCTCGGAGAGGGTATGCGCCATCCCCCGGACCTGGCCGGGGCAGGTTGGAGGACCGGAAGCTTCAGCCTCAGGGCGGATAAATCAGAATCTGCATAGCGGCTGAGTCGTGCCGAGACCGGTCTTGGTCATGACGATCTGCCAGAGCTGAATGCTGCGCGCGCGGAACGCGCCGGCGCAGGAGAGCAGGTAGTATTCCCACATGCGCCTGAACCGCTCGTCGTACCGGCCCTCCAGCTTCGGCCAGGCCCGCCGGAAACGCTCGTGCCAGGCCATCAGGGTGGCATCGTAGTGGGGGCCGAGACTGTG of Desulfatiglans anilini DSM 4660 contains these proteins:
- a CDS encoding HD domain-containing protein; translation: MEIGSTYKAVWEASTEFLKKGREVDLLHTRVSCDFAMRLLCHEDGKEEIVIPSIILHDIGYSVIEDEDLYKKTTYFGVHQAQDTGKVYSKDIKILHMKEGAILARKILESVNYEHACIDEIVDIVGYHEDVSAFPPSDRSNMNRILVSDADKLFRLTPYNFFDILTIHGASENEAFEYLIEMKDKWLVTKTAVLIAEEELRKIPGSQRFPSLLA
- a CDS encoding chloride channel protein, which codes for MGQARKEKLRNITFLGFSVVIGILAASGAVLFRTLIELFQNLFWASGTTFLEKLIHSPWWLKLLVPTAVGLFAGPLITFLAPEIKGTGVPEVIFSVAARESTIRHRVTLLKSVITSLLIGGGASVGREGPIAQIGASVGSSMAQLFKLGPEMRRAYLAAGAAAGIAATFNAPMAGTLFAVEIILLDIEIVYLSHIVISAVTGSVLSRLFWGEFPAFNVPVFHPSHPWELPIYLLLGCLAGFAAIGFVRMITFADAAFQRIPIPDWTKPALGGLLLGCLALKLPEVMGVGYDSINATLDGTLSLKMAFILLAAKMAATSLCIGSGMSGGIFAPSLVLGATLGTTISLALSGFFPELGLSPSNYALAGMGALVAGSTLAPITAIMTIFEITYNYRVMLPLMAACISSTLIVKYFLGYSAYEMKLLKRGVNIVRGHDVGILRSLRAREFMDREFENLKDATPIMKIIERFMQSSYPHFVVLNEQDALVGMLSPRDLKSTLDKLEELKDIVVAADLMTTRVISLSAEDNLEKALYLFEDHKVSLLPVTDPGAPRHVLGVLKKDKLLQAYRERVLKDRILSIPAR
- a CDS encoding cytochrome b6, whose amino-acid sequence is MLNRRNVFSAALLTIVALLVTLPGALDAQAPMRSSYSPVVINEPFGDVMKRMKDAKPDVMKRQMDLLDERYDLSDRPADGVMMSGGKKAVQEGVRVKLPEGVTWEALAGMKPQEILEKGLWPAGFLPLPHPNHPEGGMVFPKFHIDEINKQEGRDLTRFDLDFDLPDHLLPEYPPPIYLTTRSDLGDVSQGKVVTIMNYFELFNGILNPKQLEGLRLLVTPFPQQQFNQTEDRRSELASRGVTCFDCHVNGHSNGSTHLVGDIRPQELRHRLDTPPLRGVNVQRLFGSQRALKTIEDFTEFEQRAAYFDGDPVIGTKKGLNILERGSQVHFMAEFQALLDFPPAPKLNIYGKLDPEKATESELRGEKVFFEKGQCSVCHPAPYYTDNLMHNLKAERFFKPVMVNGRLASADGPIKTFPLRGIKDSPPYMHDGRLLTLEDTVEFFNLIQGLKLTEQEKKDLVAFMRAL
- a CDS encoding YbhB/YbcL family Raf kinase inhibitor-like protein; the protein is MHRLYAFALAAIIALTGALFLPTFLESQGVQAMELKSIAFEEGKPIPVQYTCDGPDISPPLTWSGVPAGTKSLALICDDPDAPMGTWVHWVYYDIPAEAGGLPEAVRPDEKPSPGGTHGKNDFRKLGYGGPCPPGGTHRYFFKLYALDTILGLGASATKKELLAAMEGHILEQAQLMGTYKRR